In Spirochaeta thermophila DSM 6578, the following proteins share a genomic window:
- a CDS encoding CBS domain-containing protein, translated as MKLSSYLHPEYIKLKARISSFEEGVRLLLGLIRGLVDQDEKTLFSRVQEREAQAPTVLDHGLCVPHLRLDDFDDHVIAVAVPERPFTYGGKEVDILILIISSKAQPSTYLNTLKGLATLFKDPDTREALLSAKHPEQFIRIIAAHDVEIKKGLLVRDIMNTSIVSISPDDTIKDVVDLFVKYHTSYLPVIEASGRFVGEIRMLDVLHIGLPQYTSMLGNLSFLSSFEPFEELLKNEERIQVKEVMKQPHPVCTPQTTVIELTFEMTRTLRRHVAVVEGEALVGVVSFMDILEKVLRV; from the coding sequence ATGAAACTCTCGAGCTACCTCCACCCGGAGTACATCAAACTCAAGGCCCGTATCTCGTCGTTCGAAGAGGGGGTGAGACTCCTCCTTGGGCTCATTCGTGGCCTCGTGGACCAGGACGAGAAGACCCTCTTCTCCCGTGTCCAGGAGAGGGAAGCGCAGGCACCCACGGTCCTCGATCACGGACTCTGTGTTCCCCACCTCAGGCTCGACGACTTCGACGACCACGTGATCGCCGTGGCGGTGCCGGAGAGGCCCTTCACCTATGGCGGGAAAGAGGTGGACATCCTCATTCTCATCATCTCGTCGAAGGCCCAGCCCTCCACCTATCTCAACACCCTCAAAGGCCTCGCCACCCTCTTCAAAGATCCTGATACCAGGGAAGCGCTCCTTTCTGCAAAACATCCCGAACAGTTCATCCGCATCATCGCAGCCCACGACGTGGAGATAAAGAAGGGCCTTCTCGTCAGGGACATCATGAACACCTCCATCGTCTCCATCTCTCCCGACGATACGATAAAGGACGTGGTGGACCTCTTCGTGAAGTATCACACGAGCTACCTTCCGGTGATCGAGGCGTCCGGACGTTTCGTGGGTGAGATCCGGATGCTCGACGTCCTCCACATAGGACTTCCCCAATACACCTCCATGCTCGGGAATCTGAGTTTCCTCTCCTCGTTCGAACCCTTCGAGGAACTCCTCAAGAACGAGGAGCGCATCCAGGTGAAGGAGGTGATGAAGCAGCCTCACCCCGTGTGCACACCGCAGACCACGGTGATAGAGCTCACCTTCGAGATGACCCGTACACTGCGACGTCACGTCGCAGTGGTAGAGGGAGAGGCCCTCGTCGGTGTGGTGAGCTTCATGGACATTCTCGAAAAGGTGCTGAGGGTATAA
- a CDS encoding flagellar filament outer layer protein FlaA codes for MKRIAGIIVTSIMILFPVMAQNVDEIDPTKLGTDTAQQKLQEVSVDRFENPGFWTVRMPLDNGLVEFRRFEGGPKDKEPIQAEVEAGIQEEDRYVLGVKASFFRRGPVEILVKPSRPIIVEGIVKTLSVWVVGRNFNHTLKVWIEDAFGNEAILTMGKLNFTGWKRLSVPLPTTLKQQDYHYGQKSGIRIKGFIIECDMMETFGRYYVYFDDLRAVTDLFPIEVRDEDDMADNW; via the coding sequence ATGAAAAGGATAGCAGGTATTATAGTCACGTCTATCATGATCCTCTTCCCAGTGATGGCTCAGAATGTGGATGAGATAGATCCCACCAAACTGGGCACCGATACGGCACAACAGAAGCTTCAGGAAGTCTCGGTGGACCGGTTTGAAAACCCCGGTTTCTGGACGGTGAGGATGCCGCTCGACAACGGCCTCGTCGAGTTCCGCCGGTTCGAAGGAGGGCCGAAGGACAAGGAGCCCATCCAGGCGGAGGTGGAGGCCGGTATCCAGGAAGAGGATCGCTACGTGCTGGGTGTGAAGGCATCGTTCTTCCGGCGGGGGCCGGTGGAGATCCTGGTGAAACCTTCGAGGCCCATCATCGTGGAAGGCATTGTGAAGACCCTCTCCGTCTGGGTCGTGGGTCGTAACTTCAACCACACCCTCAAGGTGTGGATAGAGGACGCCTTCGGGAACGAGGCGATCCTCACCATGGGCAAGCTCAACTTCACGGGCTGGAAACGCCTCTCCGTGCCGCTTCCCACCACCTTGAAACAGCAGGACTACCACTACGGACAGAAGTCCGGGATACGGATCAAAGGGTTCATCATCGAGTGTGACATGATGGAGACCTTTGGACGCTACTACGTGTACTTCGACGATCTCCGGGCCGTCACCGACCTCTTCCCCATAGAGGTGAGGGACGAGGACGACATGGCCGACAACTGGTGA
- a CDS encoding alanine--tRNA ligase — protein MTGKELREKYIRFFREHGHAEISGFSLIPENDPTVLFTTAGMHPLVPYILGAEHPAGKRLVDYQRCIRTGDIDAVGDASHLTFFEMLGNWSLGDYFKEEAIRMSYEFLTSPRWLGIDPGRLSVTVFAGDEMVPRDEESAEIWRSLGIPEERIHFMSREHNWWGPAGKTGPCGPDTEMFIDTGKPPCGPDCKPGCSCGKYFEIWNDVFMEYNKKADGTYEPLSRKCVDTGMGLERTTAILQGKQSVYDTEFFVPIIRAIEESTGAVYGRDPEKDVSIRIISDHIKAATFILGDERGVTPSNVGQGYVLRRLIRRAIRHARKLGVEGNFVHLPAQVVLDMYKEYYPLLAEKRDFVLEELRVEEDKFLKTLQKGEHEFEKMLPNLLKNPKKVIPGRIAFRLYDTYGFPIEVTEELAREHGLTVDRAGFDEEFERHRERSKQGADRVFKGGLADHTEETTKLHTATHLLHQALRIVLGPHVQQKGSNITPERLRFDFSHPDKLTPEQIRKVEEIVNQKIKEDLPVTMEVMTLEEAKEKGAIAFFTDRYDEKVKVYSVGDFSKEVCGGPHVERTGVLGRFKIVKEQSSSAGVRRIRAVLLPPDGSSEE, from the coding sequence ATGACAGGAAAAGAGCTGCGCGAGAAGTATATCCGGTTCTTCAGGGAACACGGTCATGCGGAGATCTCCGGGTTCTCCCTCATCCCGGAGAACGATCCGACGGTGTTGTTCACCACGGCGGGGATGCATCCACTCGTGCCCTACATCCTCGGAGCGGAGCATCCGGCGGGCAAGCGGCTGGTCGACTACCAGCGGTGCATCCGTACCGGGGATATCGATGCGGTGGGCGATGCGAGCCATCTCACGTTTTTCGAGATGTTGGGAAACTGGTCGTTGGGGGACTACTTCAAAGAAGAGGCCATCAGGATGAGCTACGAGTTTCTCACGTCCCCTCGATGGCTCGGGATCGATCCCGGGAGGCTCTCTGTGACCGTCTTCGCAGGGGATGAGATGGTCCCCCGTGATGAGGAATCGGCGGAGATCTGGCGGAGCCTTGGGATTCCCGAGGAACGCATCCACTTCATGTCGAGGGAACACAACTGGTGGGGGCCGGCGGGCAAGACAGGGCCGTGCGGGCCTGACACCGAGATGTTCATCGATACCGGCAAGCCTCCATGCGGGCCGGACTGCAAGCCGGGCTGCTCGTGCGGAAAGTACTTCGAGATATGGAACGATGTCTTCATGGAGTACAACAAGAAGGCGGATGGCACGTATGAGCCCCTCTCGCGTAAGTGCGTAGATACGGGAATGGGGCTCGAGCGTACCACGGCGATCCTCCAGGGAAAGCAGTCGGTCTACGATACCGAGTTCTTCGTGCCCATCATACGGGCGATCGAGGAGTCCACGGGGGCGGTGTATGGGAGGGATCCCGAGAAGGATGTCTCGATAAGGATCATCTCCGATCACATAAAGGCTGCCACCTTCATCCTGGGAGACGAACGGGGGGTAACTCCCTCCAACGTGGGGCAGGGGTATGTGCTCCGGCGTCTCATCCGGAGGGCGATCCGGCATGCGAGGAAGCTCGGAGTCGAGGGCAATTTCGTCCACCTGCCCGCCCAGGTCGTGTTGGACATGTACAAGGAGTACTATCCTCTCCTCGCGGAAAAGCGCGATTTCGTTCTCGAAGAACTCCGGGTGGAGGAGGACAAGTTTCTCAAGACGCTCCAGAAGGGCGAGCACGAGTTCGAGAAGATGCTTCCCAACCTGCTCAAGAACCCCAAAAAGGTGATTCCAGGGCGGATCGCCTTCAGGCTCTACGACACCTACGGGTTTCCCATCGAGGTGACCGAGGAGCTCGCACGGGAGCATGGGCTCACCGTGGATAGAGCGGGGTTCGACGAGGAATTCGAGCGCCACAGGGAACGCTCCAAGCAAGGCGCCGACCGGGTGTTCAAGGGAGGGCTCGCCGATCACACCGAAGAGACGACCAAGCTCCACACCGCCACCCACCTGCTCCATCAGGCGTTGCGGATCGTACTCGGCCCCCACGTCCAGCAGAAGGGGAGCAACATCACGCCCGAGCGGTTGAGGTTCGATTTCTCGCATCCCGACAAGCTCACGCCCGAGCAGATACGGAAGGTGGAGGAGATCGTCAACCAGAAGATCAAAGAGGATCTCCCCGTCACCATGGAGGTGATGACCCTGGAGGAGGCCAAGGAGAAGGGGGCGATCGCCTTCTTTACCGACCGGTACGACGAGAAGGTGAAGGTGTACTCGGTGGGAGATTTCTCGAAGGAGGTGTGCGGGGGGCCGCATGTGGAGCGTACCGGGGTGCTCGGGAGGTTCAAGATCGTGAAGGAGCAGTCTTCCTCGGCGGGTGTGCGGAGGATCAGGGCCGTGCTCCTGCCTCCCGATGGGTCTTCCGAGGAGTGA
- a CDS encoding ATP-dependent helicase gives MGIDYRAELNSAQYEAVTTIDGPLLIIAGAGSGKTRVITYRIAYMLDSHIPQKAILALTFTNKAAREMWERVRTLTGKKLTNLTVGTFHSFGAQILREHIHLLGYRPTFSIYDTQDQKALLKQCIQEVGLNPDLANISTIRNTISAIKTGRAVWNAENEVYRAVYEEYHAHLRAYHAVDFDDLIVLPIRLFETHPEVIASYRERFRYILIDEFQDTSILQYHFIKLLAEEHRNLCVVGDDDQSIYSWRGANYENFALFERDFPERKEVKLEQNYRSVQTILEAANQLISHNTNRKEKRLWSGRPGKTAIYLTFPSDEREESEYIAETIRTVVLKERIPYHEIGVLVRTNSLMTPIEDAFLRHNIPYKLSGGTSFFERKEIKDIIAYLRVILNPDDDVSLLRIINTPRRGIGRQTLHMLGEYATEHELSIYSALTSLLYAQGLPPQVARTFDEFVSLIEEFGERISRRTSIAETVRDLVDRIDYFEYLMQEHRDNEKVARYRYQNLMLFADLIERWENDPDNLNPNLGAYLTRISLITKDELDEEDTKGKVNLMTIHAAKGLEFAHVFLAGVEDGIIPHARALEESEANMEEERRLFYVAITRAREALYLTSCRQRRVMREDQEQTPSPFLEELPDHLIETKAPPSDLTEEDVEDIFARMKSRFGS, from the coding sequence ATGGGGATCGACTACCGCGCGGAGCTCAACTCTGCCCAGTACGAGGCGGTCACCACGATCGACGGGCCCCTCCTCATCATCGCTGGTGCAGGATCGGGCAAGACACGTGTCATCACCTACCGCATCGCCTACATGCTCGACTCCCACATCCCCCAGAAGGCCATCCTCGCCCTGACCTTCACCAACAAGGCCGCCCGGGAGATGTGGGAACGCGTCCGCACCCTCACGGGCAAGAAGCTCACCAACCTCACGGTGGGCACCTTCCACAGCTTCGGCGCACAGATCCTGCGTGAACACATCCACCTGCTGGGATACCGTCCCACCTTCAGCATCTACGACACCCAGGACCAGAAGGCCCTCCTCAAGCAATGCATCCAGGAGGTGGGACTCAATCCCGACCTCGCCAACATCTCCACCATCCGGAACACCATCAGTGCAATAAAGACAGGAAGGGCCGTGTGGAATGCCGAGAACGAGGTCTATAGAGCTGTGTACGAGGAATACCACGCACACCTGAGGGCCTATCATGCAGTCGACTTCGACGACCTCATCGTGCTTCCCATACGGCTCTTCGAGACCCATCCCGAGGTCATCGCCTCCTACAGGGAGCGCTTCCGTTACATCCTCATCGACGAATTTCAGGACACCTCCATCCTCCAGTACCACTTCATCAAGCTCCTCGCCGAGGAGCACCGCAACCTCTGCGTGGTGGGCGACGACGACCAGTCCATCTACTCATGGCGGGGCGCCAACTACGAGAACTTCGCCCTCTTCGAGCGGGATTTCCCCGAGCGCAAAGAGGTGAAACTCGAGCAGAACTATCGTTCCGTACAGACCATACTCGAGGCCGCCAATCAGCTCATCTCCCACAACACCAACAGGAAGGAGAAGCGCCTCTGGAGCGGGAGGCCGGGCAAGACCGCCATCTACCTCACCTTTCCCTCGGACGAGAGGGAAGAATCGGAGTACATCGCGGAGACCATCCGCACCGTGGTCCTCAAGGAGCGTATCCCCTATCACGAGATAGGAGTCCTCGTACGCACCAACAGCCTCATGACCCCCATAGAGGACGCCTTCCTCAGACACAACATCCCCTACAAGCTTTCGGGTGGTACGAGCTTCTTCGAACGTAAAGAGATAAAAGACATCATCGCCTACCTGCGGGTCATCCTCAACCCGGACGACGACGTGAGCCTCCTGCGCATCATCAACACCCCACGGAGAGGGATAGGCCGTCAGACCCTCCATATGCTCGGCGAGTATGCCACGGAGCACGAGCTCTCGATCTACTCCGCCCTCACCTCGCTCCTCTACGCGCAAGGCCTTCCCCCTCAGGTGGCCCGTACCTTTGACGAATTCGTCTCACTCATCGAGGAATTCGGGGAACGAATCAGTCGTCGCACCTCCATCGCAGAGACCGTGCGAGACCTCGTGGACAGGATCGACTACTTCGAGTACCTCATGCAGGAACACCGCGACAACGAGAAGGTGGCGCGGTACCGGTACCAGAACCTCATGCTCTTTGCCGACCTCATCGAACGCTGGGAGAACGATCCCGACAACCTCAATCCCAACCTCGGAGCCTACCTCACCCGCATCAGCCTCATCACGAAGGACGAACTCGACGAGGAGGACACGAAGGGGAAGGTGAACCTCATGACCATCCATGCCGCCAAGGGGCTCGAGTTCGCCCACGTCTTCCTCGCAGGGGTGGAAGACGGGATCATCCCTCACGCCCGAGCCCTCGAGGAATCGGAGGCCAACATGGAGGAGGAGCGCAGGCTTTTCTACGTGGCCATCACACGGGCGAGGGAGGCCCTGTACCTCACCTCCTGCAGACAACGACGCGTGATGCGGGAGGACCAAGAGCAGACTCCGTCCCCATTCCTCGAGGAACTTCCCGATCATCTCATCGAGACCAAGGCGCCCCCCTCCGACCTCACGGAAGAGGATGTGGAGGACATCTTCGCCCGTATGAAATCGAGATTCGGCTCCTAG
- a CDS encoding NUDIX hydrolase, with protein sequence MRDAGHPERSSAPVFGGKGLVWEGEVEGKSLWEETRLETCSIHVLPWHEGPGITEPGDIPPTPEDTEHPALRLYLAARLHIPPASLFPDHTVVVAALLVSPEGNILLGKRKRGPHAGLWEFPGGKALPQETAREALSRELEEELHLRLPDHLFRFFYVYEYVQERLLLVSYLAPLLHLPGHLEDHQEITLVPPGDAQALSILPGDREILSTLLWTMERGWSIRWKDDAGGRT encoded by the coding sequence GTGAGGGACGCAGGACATCCGGAGAGGTCCTCAGCACCCGTGTTCGGAGGGAAGGGCCTCGTGTGGGAGGGCGAGGTCGAGGGCAAGTCGCTCTGGGAGGAAACGCGACTCGAGACCTGCAGCATCCACGTACTCCCGTGGCATGAAGGCCCCGGCATAACCGAGCCCGGAGACATACCGCCCACTCCGGAGGATACAGAACACCCCGCCCTCAGACTCTACCTCGCCGCCCGGCTTCACATCCCCCCCGCCTCCTTGTTCCCGGATCACACCGTGGTGGTGGCAGCACTCCTCGTCTCCCCTGAGGGCAATATCCTCCTGGGCAAGAGAAAGCGCGGACCCCATGCAGGGCTCTGGGAGTTCCCCGGGGGGAAGGCTCTTCCTCAAGAGACCGCGAGAGAGGCCCTCTCCCGAGAACTCGAAGAGGAGCTCCATCTCCGCCTGCCGGACCACCTGTTCCGCTTCTTCTATGTGTATGAATACGTGCAGGAACGTCTTCTCCTCGTGAGCTACCTCGCCCCCCTCCTCCACCTTCCCGGGCACCTCGAAGACCATCAGGAGATCACGCTCGTCCCTCCGGGAGACGCACAAGCCCTCTCAATCCTTCCGGGCGATCGCGAAATACTCTCGACACTCCTGTGGACGATGGAACGAGGATGGTCGATCAGATGGAAGGATGATGCCGGAGGCCGGACTTGA
- a CDS encoding TatD family hydrolase codes for MEYIDSHFHLDLMEHKGVDVATLFRTLSKEGWRGGIHVCTDPRRWREALRYPDTHPRIRLAVGAYPSLCEEDHSLLMSHLREALSHPALVAIGEIGLDFFRSYGTKEAQIALFRTQLHLARETGHPVILHLREAFPEAISLLDEVPPPRGGIAHCFSGGPEEAEALLERGFYISFAGTLTYPRNHSLRDAARATPLSAVLVETDSPYLAPQPVRGTVNHPGTIPHIIEALASLKGLSPEETATHLMSNYRRFLERVPPLSDPTLHH; via the coding sequence GTGGAGTACATCGACTCACACTTTCACCTCGATCTCATGGAACACAAAGGCGTGGATGTGGCGACCCTCTTCCGCACCCTCTCCAAGGAAGGATGGCGGGGAGGGATCCATGTGTGCACCGATCCCCGCAGATGGAGGGAGGCCCTCCGCTATCCGGACACTCATCCCCGGATCCGGCTCGCCGTGGGTGCCTACCCTTCACTCTGCGAAGAGGACCATTCCCTCCTGATGTCACACCTGCGGGAAGCCCTCTCCCACCCGGCACTCGTGGCCATAGGGGAGATCGGCCTCGACTTCTTCCGGTCTTACGGCACAAAGGAGGCCCAGATCGCCCTCTTCCGTACGCAGCTTCACCTCGCACGGGAGACCGGCCATCCGGTCATCCTCCACCTCCGCGAGGCCTTCCCCGAAGCCATCTCCCTCCTCGACGAGGTGCCCCCTCCCCGGGGAGGGATCGCACACTGTTTCTCGGGAGGGCCCGAGGAGGCTGAGGCCCTCCTGGAGAGAGGATTCTACATCTCCTTCGCAGGGACTCTCACCTACCCCCGGAACCACAGCCTCAGAGATGCGGCCCGGGCCACACCGCTTTCGGCCGTGCTGGTGGAAACCGACTCACCCTACCTCGCCCCCCAGCCCGTCCGGGGGACGGTCAACCATCCCGGCACCATCCCTCACATCATCGAGGCCCTCGCCTCTCTCAAGGGCCTCTCCCCCGAGGAGACGGCCACCCACCTCATGTCCAACTACCGGCGGTTCCTCGAACGAGTCCCCCCTCTTTCCGACCCCACCCTTCACCATTGA
- a CDS encoding flagellar filament outer layer protein FlaA, producing the protein MKRGISLCIGILLLVGAGGVYADEVTENIQAIVIETFDDPTGQEANSHIWIARGSKYASVIETDQGSVAYPQWAYVESYPEALFRRPPEDKTLRVFGIHGKFDLKGYNYVEFFPVREENGEYVPDPIVLPGRVKEMDLWVWGSNHNYTLEAHIQDYMGRIHVLDFGSIKFKGWKNLRVKFPGAIQQAVQYVPSLKQLSLVKLVLWTTPEEKVDDFYVYIDQIKVLTDLFETGFDGDVLANPEQVQDLWANAPAPGRE; encoded by the coding sequence ATGAAACGAGGGATAAGCCTGTGTATAGGCATCCTCCTCCTCGTCGGGGCGGGGGGGGTGTATGCCGATGAGGTGACGGAAAACATCCAGGCGATAGTCATCGAAACCTTCGACGACCCCACTGGACAGGAAGCGAATTCGCACATCTGGATCGCGAGGGGAAGCAAGTACGCCTCCGTGATCGAAACCGATCAGGGAAGCGTTGCCTATCCTCAGTGGGCATATGTGGAATCCTATCCCGAAGCCCTCTTCCGGCGTCCTCCCGAGGACAAGACCCTCAGGGTCTTCGGAATCCACGGGAAGTTCGATCTCAAGGGCTACAACTACGTGGAGTTCTTTCCCGTGAGGGAGGAGAACGGCGAGTATGTCCCCGATCCGATCGTGCTCCCCGGAAGGGTGAAGGAGATGGACCTGTGGGTGTGGGGCTCGAACCACAACTATACCCTGGAAGCTCACATCCAGGACTACATGGGAAGGATCCATGTGCTGGACTTCGGATCCATCAAGTTCAAGGGGTGGAAGAACCTCAGGGTGAAGTTCCCCGGGGCCATTCAGCAGGCTGTCCAGTACGTTCCTTCACTCAAACAGCTCTCGCTGGTGAAACTGGTCCTGTGGACCACCCCGGAAGAGAAGGTGGACGATTTCTACGTGTACATCGATCAGATCAAGGTGCTCACCGATCTCTTTGAGACGGGATTCGACGGTGACGTCCTTGCCAACCCGGAGCAGGTACAGGATCTCTGGGCCAATGCCCCGGCACCAGGAAGAGAATAG
- a CDS encoding SLC13 family permease produces MGWQIYGALILFVLIYVLISLEKINKTILALLGGSIFLLLKILTQEAAFLEHIDWNVILLLVSMMIIVGITKESGLFQYVALKTAKLTRGNPVLILILFALITAGFSALLDNVTTVLILTPITILIAVELGISPIPFVISDAIASNIGGTATLIGDPPNIMIGSAAGLSFMDFLVNLTPFILLFLGIYGLLAWWLFGRDLRVSNERRARLMEIDERKAITNPRLLKRSLLVLGLVMVGFFIHGALGLEPATIAMTGASLLMLLSGEHEVEKFFHEVEWGTIFFFIGLFIMVGGLVEVGAIERLSQAVLSLTRGNIQSTSLLILWFSGIFSAIVDNIPYVATMIPLIEHMGDTLGHPAIQPLWWSLALGACLGGNGTLVGASANVVSAGIAGRSGYRISFLEFTKYGALVTAVSLLFSTLYVFIRYF; encoded by the coding sequence ATGGGATGGCAGATCTACGGCGCACTCATCCTCTTCGTGCTCATCTATGTACTCATCTCACTCGAGAAGATCAACAAGACCATCCTCGCCCTCCTGGGGGGATCGATTTTCCTTTTACTCAAGATCCTCACTCAGGAGGCGGCGTTCCTCGAACACATCGACTGGAACGTGATCCTCCTCCTCGTGAGCATGATGATCATCGTGGGGATCACCAAGGAATCGGGGCTCTTTCAGTACGTGGCCCTCAAGACCGCGAAGCTCACAAGGGGTAATCCGGTACTCATCCTCATCCTCTTCGCCCTCATCACAGCGGGCTTCTCGGCCCTCCTCGACAATGTGACTACCGTGCTGATTCTCACACCGATCACCATACTCATCGCGGTGGAGCTGGGCATCTCGCCGATTCCCTTCGTGATAAGCGACGCCATCGCATCGAACATCGGCGGCACCGCCACCCTCATAGGCGACCCGCCAAACATCATGATAGGGAGCGCCGCAGGACTCTCATTCATGGACTTTCTCGTGAACCTCACCCCCTTTATCCTCCTCTTTCTCGGGATCTACGGCCTGCTCGCCTGGTGGCTCTTCGGCAGGGATCTCAGGGTGAGCAACGAGCGCAGGGCCCGCCTCATGGAGATCGACGAGCGCAAGGCCATCACCAACCCACGGCTCCTCAAGCGCTCCCTCCTTGTTCTCGGTCTCGTGATGGTGGGGTTCTTCATTCACGGCGCCCTGGGGCTGGAACCCGCCACCATCGCCATGACCGGCGCCTCGCTCCTCATGCTCCTCTCCGGCGAGCACGAGGTGGAGAAGTTCTTCCACGAGGTCGAGTGGGGCACTATCTTCTTCTTCATCGGGCTGTTCATCATGGTAGGCGGCCTCGTCGAGGTGGGGGCCATCGAGCGCCTCTCCCAGGCCGTGCTCTCGCTCACCAGGGGCAATATCCAGTCCACCTCCCTCCTCATCCTATGGTTCTCAGGTATCTTCTCCGCCATCGTGGACAACATTCCCTACGTCGCAACCATGATACCTCTCATAGAGCACATGGGAGACACCCTCGGCCATCCCGCCATTCAACCGCTCTGGTGGTCCCTGGCCCTGGGAGCGTGCCTCGGCGGGAACGGCACCCTCGTGGGGGCCTCGGCGAACGTGGTGTCGGCCGGCATCGCGGGAAGGTCGGGCTACCGCATCTCGTTCCTCGAGTTCACCAAGTACGGTGCCTTGGTAACGGCGGTATCGCTCCTCTTCTCTACTCTCTACGTGTTCATCCGATACTTTTGA
- a CDS encoding COG2426 family protein: MTRTLLLTALLTLAPVSELRGGLPFALAQGLHPVFAYLYCVTLNSLVAPLLYLFLNTIHRALLGIPVYHRIAERLLERARRKVHDQVERYGMWGLMVFVAVPLPVTGAYTGTLGAWILGLPLRKTAPAVTLGVVIAGIIVLLVTLTGIETLKFIVK; the protein is encoded by the coding sequence ATGACCCGGACGCTTCTCCTCACAGCCCTCCTCACCCTCGCCCCTGTCTCCGAGCTCCGGGGAGGCCTCCCCTTCGCACTCGCTCAAGGGCTCCACCCGGTCTTTGCCTACCTCTACTGTGTGACCCTCAACAGCCTGGTCGCCCCTCTCCTCTACCTCTTCCTCAACACCATCCACAGGGCCCTCCTCGGCATCCCCGTCTACCACCGCATCGCCGAACGCCTCCTCGAACGGGCCCGGAGAAAGGTACACGATCAGGTGGAGCGCTACGGCATGTGGGGACTCATGGTCTTCGTGGCCGTCCCCCTCCCCGTCACCGGCGCCTACACCGGTACCCTGGGCGCGTGGATCCTCGGCCTCCCCCTCAGGAAGACCGCACCTGCGGTGACCCTGGGCGTAGTCATCGCAGGGATCATCGTCCTTCTCGTGACACTCACAGGGATAGAGACACTCAAGTTCATCGTGAAGTGA
- the rlmN gene encoding 23S rRNA (adenine(2503)-C(2))-methyltransferase RlmN: MRTRERLSLSGLLPEEISELLPMEPRYRAIQIFEWIHAKRILSFSGMTTLPSRLREELSSSYHVRGATIHALVQDPGDETIKAQVRLQDGQIVEAVVLTDGKGRKTACLSTQAGCAMGCAFCKTGQLGFSRNLTPGEIVDQWLILQDTAGPLSHIVFMGMGEPLLNLANLRKAISILSHERGSRLSLRRITVSTCGIVPGILSLAEEGPHVRLAFSLTSARPEVRKQLMPVEARHPLDHVKEALLKYQAATGKRITLEVVAIEGLTCTPEESRAIAGFAEGLRVLVNVIPWNPVPGLPYRPPSPAALSSFVSSLTKKALTVTVRYRKGQHIHGACGQLGVVTPRKTHREAGARP; this comes from the coding sequence ATGAGGACCAGGGAACGGCTCTCCCTTTCAGGCCTGCTTCCGGAAGAGATCTCCGAACTCCTTCCAATGGAACCTCGTTATCGAGCCATCCAGATCTTCGAATGGATCCATGCGAAACGGATCCTTTCCTTCTCCGGCATGACAACCCTCCCTTCCCGCCTGAGGGAGGAACTCTCCTCTTCGTACCACGTACGAGGCGCCACGATCCACGCACTCGTGCAGGATCCCGGAGACGAGACCATCAAGGCCCAGGTACGCCTGCAGGATGGACAGATCGTCGAAGCCGTGGTACTCACCGACGGGAAGGGACGGAAGACCGCCTGCCTCTCCACCCAGGCGGGGTGCGCCATGGGGTGCGCCTTCTGCAAAACCGGTCAACTCGGATTCTCCAGGAACCTCACCCCCGGAGAGATCGTGGATCAATGGCTCATCCTCCAGGACACGGCCGGTCCCCTCTCGCACATCGTCTTCATGGGCATGGGGGAACCGCTCCTCAACCTCGCGAACCTCAGGAAGGCCATCTCGATACTCTCCCATGAGCGGGGTTCCCGCCTCAGCCTCAGGAGGATCACGGTCTCCACCTGCGGTATCGTCCCGGGTATCCTCAGCCTGGCGGAAGAAGGGCCGCACGTCCGCCTCGCCTTTTCACTCACGAGCGCCCGGCCCGAGGTGAGGAAACAGCTCATGCCCGTCGAAGCACGCCACCCTCTCGACCATGTGAAGGAGGCGCTCCTCAAATACCAGGCGGCGACCGGCAAACGCATCACCCTCGAGGTGGTGGCCATAGAGGGACTCACCTGTACCCCCGAGGAGAGCAGGGCCATCGCAGGATTCGCCGAAGGCCTCAGGGTGCTCGTGAACGTGATCCCCTGGAACCCCGTGCCCGGCCTCCCCTACCGTCCTCCCTCTCCCGCAGCCCTCTCCTCCTTCGTCTCCTCCCTCACGAAAAAGGCCCTCACGGTCACCGTCAGGTACCGCAAGGGCCAACACATCCATGGCGCATGTGGACAGCTCGGCGTCGTCACTCCTCGGAAGACCCATCGGGAGGCAGGAGCACGGCCCTGA